Below is a genomic region from Spiroplasma endosymbiont of Dioctria linearis.
CCAATGTTTATCACTTCATGACCTTTTGTTTTTAAAAATTCCACTATTTGATTTTTCATCTCAACACCTGCATGATCATTTCCGATATATATTTTCATAATTAAAAGCTCCCTCAAAATGAATATACACTATTTTAAAAATAAAAAAACCTAAAATAAAAAAAGGCTTTCACCTTTTTAATATTCTGAATCGTAAGTTTCCTTACCTTTTTTAATTATATCTGCACTACCAGTTAACCCTGTTCCAGCTGGAATTAAATTTCCTAACATAATGTTTTCTTTTAATCCCTCTAGTTTATCAATTTTTCCTTTGATTACCGCTTTTACAAGAACTCTTGCTGTATCTTGGAATGACGCACTTGATAATCAAGAATCTGATTCAAGTGGAGCTTTTTTAATACCAAAGATAACGTGTTTTGCAAGTGGTGGTTTTTTACCAGCAATAATTGCAAGTTTAACTTCATTTCTGAATGTTCTTGAAGAAATAACCTCTCCAGGAAGTAATTCAGTTTCTCCTGAATCAATAATTTTAACTTTATTTAACATTTGTTTAACAATAATTTCAATATACTTATCTGAAATTTCAATACCTTGTAGACGATATACTTTTTGAACTTCTTTTAAAATATAGTTTTGTACATCTTCAATTCTTGCAACTTCTAATAATTCTTTAATATTTATTGCACCTTCTGTTAATTTTTGACCACGAGTTACAAATTCACCTTCTGTTACTCTTAAAATAGCTCCATATTGTGATTTGTATTTTCTTTCGTCTTGTTCAGAAGCAACAACTATTGTTATAATTCCTTCTTCTTCTTTTGCTTCTTTAATAACACCATCAATTTGTGAAATTATAGCAATTGAACCTTTCGGATTTGTAACGTCAAGTAACTCTTTAATACGAGGTAACCCTTGAGTAATATCTGCTCCACCAGCAACCCCTCCAGTATGGAAAGTACGCATAGTTAACTGAGTACCTGGTTCACCAATAGATTGTGCTGCAATAACTCCAACAGGTTCACCAATTGTAACAATCTCTCCTGTTGCTAAGTTTATTCCATAACATTTTCTACATACACCACGGTTTGTATCACATGTTAAAACTGTTCTAATTTGAACTTCTTCAATTCCAGCATTAATAATATCATCTGCTAATTGTAATGTAATAAGTTCATTAGCTTCAACAATTGTTTTTCCTTTTGAGCTAATAACATCATTGAAAGTAAATCTTCCAACTAATCTATCTTTTAAAGGAACAATTATATTATCATGTTTAGTTTCAATAATTGAATGAACATCAAATCCTTTTGTTGTTTTACAATCATCCTCAGTAACAATAATTTCTTGTGATATATCAACAAGTCTTCTTGTTAAATAACCTGAGTCGGCAGTTTTCAAGGCAACGTCAGCCATACCTTTTCTTGCTCCGTGAGTAGAAATGAAATATTCTGAAACAGTTAGACCCTCACGGAATGAAGACTTAATTGGAATTTCTTTAATATCACCCTTCGGGTCATTCATAAGACCTCTCATACCTACTAACTGTGTAAAGTTCGAAACATTACCCCGAGCTCCTGAATCGGCCATAACAAATACTGGATTTTTTGGATCTTTTTTTAGAACTTCTTCAAGTTTATTTTGAATTTTATCTTTTACTTGAGATCATACAGTAATTACTCTACGCTTTTTCTCAGTTTTTGTTAACATACCCATATTATAGAAATTAGTAATTTGAGTTACTTTTTCATCTGCAATTTTAAAATCTTCAAATTTTTGTGTATAAGCAACAACGTCAGCTGCACTAATTGTTGTTCCAGATTTTGATGAGAATTTAAATCCTAAATCCTTCATGTTATCTAACATCTGAGCAGTTCTTTGTGCTCCAAATAATTTAAAGTATCTCTCAATAATTGAAGATAATTCTTTTTTCTTAATTGGTTGTTGAATTTGATATTCCTTTTGAATATAAGTTCTTATATCAGTATTTCCATCGATCACAAACTTCTCAATTTCTTCTTCTGCATTGTTAATATTTGCATTAACAATTCAAGGGAATTCTTCAACAAACATTTGGTTAAAGAATATTTTACCAACAGTTGTAATTAAGAATTTATCTTTATGTTTATCTGATATTTTTTTATTTTTAAGTTCACTAATTGGAATTGCAACAATTGCATTTAATGAAACAGAATCAGTTTCATATGCAATTTTTACTTCATCATAATTTGTAAATAAAGTTCCTTCACCAAGTACACCTTTTTCCTCTGTTGTTATGTAATAGTTTCCTAAAATCATATCTTGAGTTGGAGTAACAATTGGTTTACCATCTTTTGGTCCAAGAATAGCTTTTGAACCTAACATAAGTGCTCTAGCTTCAGCAACAGCTTCATCACTAATTGGTAAATGGACAGCCATTTGATCACCATCGAAATCGGCATTAAATGCTGTTGTTACTAATGGGTGAAGTCTAATTGCTTTACCTTTAACTAATTTTGGTTCAAATGCTTGAATACCTAAACGGTGAAGAGTAGGAGCACGGTTTAATAAAACCGGTCTATCTTTAATTACTTCCTCTAAAACGTCTCATACTTTTGCATCATTTGTTAATATCATTTTTTCTGCAACTTTTACATTCTCAGCAAGATCTTTTTCCTGTAATCTTCTAATGATAAATGGTTTAAATAATGTGATTGCCATATCTCTTGGAATACCAGCTTGATACATTTTTAAATCAGGTCCAATTGCAATAACTGAACGTCCTGAATAGTCAACACGTTTTCCTAAAAGGTTTTGACGGAATCTTCCTTGCTTACCTTTTAAAATTGATGTTAATGATTTTAAAGGACGTTTATCTTTACCAGTTACTGGTCTTGGTTTACGTTCATTATCTAATAAAGCATCAACTGCTTCTTGAAGCATACGTTTTTCATTATTAACAATAATACTTGGAGCTCCCATTGATTTAACTTTTTTTAGACGTTCATTTCTAATAATGATTCTTCTATATAAATCGTTGATTTCAGAAGTAGTAAATCTACCACCATCCAATTGAATAATTGGTCTAATATCTGGTGGAATTACTGGAATAACATGTAAAATCATTCATTCCGGTCTTGATTTAGATTTTTTTAGTGAGTCTAAAACTTCTAAACGTTTCATTAGTTTATTTTGTTCAGATGAACCTCTTTTTTCTTTTAAGTCATATCTGATTTTTTCAATTTCTTTTTCTAAATTAATATTTTTTAATAAGTCTTCAATGGCATTAGCACCAATTCCAAACTTAGCATTAATATATCTCGAAATAAAAGTTGCTGCTTCATCCATTGAAAATGGTAAGCTTGGAGTTCTTAATTGATTAATTAAATTCTCAGCTCTTTTTCAAGAAAATGTCTCTGGTTCAATTCCAGCTTTAATATCTTCAAGTGTTTTTAATAATTTTTCTCTTGTTTTTAAACTTGCTTTTGCATTCCCTAAATCTAAAACCATTCCTTTTTTAAGGTGTTTTGAATTTCCAGGATCTAAAACAATATAACTTACAAAATAAACAACTTCTTCAACTTCTTTAGTTTTTAAATCTAAAATTGAAGCAATCCTTGAAGGAGCAACTTTTAACATTCAAATATGAGTTACTGGCTCTTCAAGCTCAATATGCCCCATTCTTTCACGTCTAACAATTGATTCAGTAATTTCTACTCCACAACGCTCACAAATTTTACCTTTGTTTTTTACTTTTTTGTATTTCCCACAGGCACATTCATAATTTCTAGTTGGTCCAAATATTCTTTCGTCGAATAAACCTTCTTTTTCTGTTTTTAATGTTTTATAGTTAATTGTTTCTGGTTTTGTAACTTCACCACGTGATCAAGATCTAATCACATCTGGAGAAGCTAATTCAATTTTAATCATTCTCTTATTTGAAATTGCCATCTTAAAACTTCTCCTCTTTTATTCTTCTATACTTTCATCTTCAAAAGTAATAACATCATCTTCGCTAGTTTCACTAAAACCTGCAAGATCAGCATCATTAAATGATGAATCTGCTAATAATTCCTCGTCGATTTCAAAATCATCGTCATCATCATATGCATTGATTTGCACTTTTTTACCATCTTGGTCAATCATATGCATATCAAATCCTAATCCCATAATCTCTTTTGTAAGAACATTAAATGATTCAGGAATTCCTGGCTTAGGAATTGGTTTAGATCTAACAATTGATTCATATGTTTTAATACGACCTTTAATATCATCAGATTTAATAGTTAAGATTTCTCGTAATGTATAAGCAGCACCATAAGCTTCAAGTGCTCAAACTTCCATTTCTCCAAATCTTTGACCACCATTTTGAGCTTTTCCTCCTAATGGTTGTTGAGTAATTAATGAGTATGGACCAATGTTTCTTGTATGTAATTTATCATCAACCATGTGAGATAGTTTTAACATGTACATTACACCAACAGAGATTGGTTTATCAAACGCTTCTCCTGTTTGACCATCAATCAATGTTACTTTCCCATAGTTATCCATTCCAGCTTCTTTCATAATATCTTGTAATTCTTGCTCTTTAACTCCTTCAAAAACAGGAGTATTAACTTTAATTCCAAGTTTTTTTGCAGCCATTCCTAAGTGAATTTCTAGTACTTGTCCAATATTCATACGTGAAGGAACACCTTGTGGATTTAACATAATGTCAACTGGAGTTCCATCTTCCATATGTGGCATATCTTCAACAGGTAAGATTTTTGAAATAACACCTTTGTTACCATGACGTCCAGCCATTTTATCTCCCTCTTGAATTTTACGTTTTTGAACAACATAAACTTTAATAATTTCCAAAATATCAGCTGGTAAATCATGTCCATCAACTCTTGAGAAACGTTTAATTGATTTAATAATTCCTTCACCACCATTTGGTACTCTTAAAGAATTATCTTTAACATTTCTTGATTTTTCTCCAAAAATAGCATGCAATAATTTATCTTCTGGTGATAATTGAGTTTGTGATTTTGGAGTAACTTTACCTACTAAAATATCTCCAACTTTAACCTCTGCTCCAATTGCAACAATACCATCTTCATCCAAGTATTTTTTACTTGCTTCAGAAATATTTGGAATATCTCTAGTAATTTCTTCTGGTCCTTGTTTTGTTTGTCTTCTTTCAATTGTATATTCATCAATATGAATTGAAGTAAATCTATCTTCAATTACAATACGTTCAGAAACAATAACAGCATCTTCATAGTTATAACCATTTCAAGTTGTGAAAGCTACAACTACATTTTGTCCAAGAGCTAATTCACCATTTTCCATTGATGGTCCATCAGCTAAAATGTCTCTTGCTTTAACTTTATCTCCAATTTTAACAATTGGTAAATGAGTTAAAGCTGTTCCATTATTTGAACGACTAAAATCATTTAAATCATATGTTTTAATTCCATCTTTTTGTTCAACAACAACTTTTTTTGAATCCACATATTTAATAATTCCTGGAGCTGTTGCAACAATAGCATCTCCTGAGTCACGAGCAGCTTCATGTTCCACACCAGTTCCAACAATTGGAGATTCTGGATTAATCAATGGTACAGCTTGACGTTGCATGTTTGCACCCATAAGTGCACGGTTAGCATCATCGTTTTCTAAGAATGGAATACATGAAGTAGCAATTGAAACAATTTGTTTTGGAGAAACGTCAACATAGTCAACATCCTTAGGACTAACCATAATGTCATCTCCTCTATAACGAGCAATTACTTGGTCATCTAAAATTGTTCCATCTTCACCAAGATTAATATTGGCCTGAGCAACAACATAATCTTTTTCTTTATCTGCAGTTAAATATTCGTATTCTCCTGACATAACTTTAGTATTTTTAACTTTTCTATATGGAGTCTCAATGAACCCATATTCGTTGATTTTTGCATAAGTTGATAAATTGTTAATCAATCCAATATTTGGTCCCTCAGGGGTTTCAATTGGACATATTCTACCATAGTGAGAAGGGTGAACGTCACGCACTTCTAAAGCAGCTCTATCTCTACTTAGACCACCTGGTCCTAAAGCAGTTAATCTACGTTTATTTGTTAATTCTGCTAATGGGTTAGTTTGATCCATAAATTGTGATAATTGTGAAAGATTAAAAAATTCACCAATTATTGCAGTTAATGGTTTATTGTTAATAATACTTGATGGTTTCATTTTGAATGGATTTGAAGTAGCAAGTTTTTCTCTTACATTTTTTTCAATACGCATCATACCAATTCTAAATTGATTTTGTAGTAATTCTCCAACAGTTCTAACTCTTCTGTTTCCTAAATGATCAATATCATCTATTTCACCAATACCATCCATTAGATTTATAGCATATGAAATTGTTGCAACTATATCTGGTAGATTAATAAATTCATCTTTTGATTTTTTTGTAATCCCAATAATTGTTGCTGTTTCATCTCTTAAGTCATTATCCTTAAATACTTTTACTTTTTGAATTTCATTTCCTGAACTTATTTGCTCATTAAAATTAATTTTTTGAACCATTGCTCCAGCTTCTAAAACTCTATCTAAATCATCTAAAATGTCTTTTGTAATTTCTGTTCCTTTTTCAAAAGCAACTTTACCTTTTACATCTATAATGTCTTCAGCTAAAACACGTCCAATTAATCTATTTTTTACAGATAATTTTTGTTGTAATTTAAATCTTCCTGCTTTTGTTAAATCATATTTTCTTTTATCAAATAGTAAACCATATAAATATTTACTTGCTCCATCAGCTGTTGCTGTTTCACCTTGACGTATTTTTTTATAAATTTCTTGAACTTGGTTTTCATAATCTATTTCAATATCACCAGTTAATGTGTCTAAATCATAGCTTGATGAAATTACTTCATTATTATCAAATAAGTCTAAAATTTGCTCTTTTTGCATTTTAAATGCAGTTAGTAAACTTGTTGCAGTAGTTTTTCTAGATTTGTCAATTTTTACATAGAATACATTTAATACTTTATTATCCAAAGCTTTTTTTGAATCTAATTCAAATTCTAATCATGTTCCTCTTGAAGGAATAATATCTGCAAAGTAAATCATTTCCCCATTTTTACGGTTCATTTCTTCTTTAAAATAACTTCCTGGTGAACGAACTAATTGAGAAACAACAACTTTTTCACTACCATTAATAACAAATGTTCCTCTATCCGTCATTAGAGGGAATTCTCCAAAGAAAACCTCTCCAGTTTTGTAAATATCAATATTTGCTAAATAGAATTCTTCTTTGTCCTCTTTAATTTCAATTTGAATTGTATCTTTTTCTCCAACTTTACTTTTGAATTCAAAAAAGTAAAGTGATCCTTTACTGTCTTTAAATTCAACTCCAGTTGATTCTAATTTTTCTTGTAATCATCCTTTTAGGAATGTTTCCATTGATCCTGAAATTTCTTCTTTAAAAACTTCAACATCTTCCATATGAATAGTTAAAGATAAATTTGAATAAATTGGTGCTTCAAATATTTTTGACTCTTCTTTTGCTTTTTTTATTGAAAGTCTTGATTCTCTAAACTCTCAATCAGTCATTGATAATACTATATCTCCATCAGCTGAAACAACTGGAAAAACTTCTTCAAATACTTCATTTATTCCCTTATTTTTAAATCAATCAAATGTGTCTGTTTGCAACTCAATAAGATTTGGTAATTCTAAATCACCTGATACCTTAGCATAGTCACGCCTTTCCACTAGTGCATTAATTTTCTTGATTTTGTAATTCATTTAATAGTGTCCCCCGTTCAAATAAAACATACGCAAAAAAATTCTATCTTATTTTAAAGACTAAATCAATAGCAAATAGCAAAGAATAATTATTTCTTTGCATTTTTTTAGTTATTTAGTTAATTTCTCTAACATAGTCTTAATTGATTCTATACTTTCATTTCATCATTGCAAGTCTTCCAGCTCTTTTATTTTATTTTCTTCAAATCTTTTTCTTTTTACTTTTGCTGGATTTCCAGCAACAATTGAGTAAGGTTCTACATCTTTTGTGACAACAGCCTTTGCTGCAATAATACTTCCATTACCAATCTTAACTCCTGGCATAATAGTTGCTCCATAGCCAATTCATACATCATGGCCAATAATTGTATCTCCTTTACTTTTAAAAGGTTTGATATTTTTTTTGTTTACTTCAAATTCATCAAACATTTCAAAAGGATATGTTGAAATTGAATTAATTCTATGATTTGCACCATTCATTAAAAATTTAACATCTTCTGCAATTGCACAGAAATTACCAATAACTAGCTTATCTTTATGAACATTTGGAAAATGATATAAAATATTTCTATTTTGAAACTCTTTTGCTCCTTTTTCATTTTGAAAACTATAAAAGTAACTATACTCTCCAACTTCAATAGCAGAATTAGTAACGTAATCTTTAAGTAAATATATTTTTGATGATTTAGACATATAAAACTCCCTCTAATAAAAAATGACCTTCAAGGTCACTATAAATTAATTCTTATTTTAAATCTACTGAAGCTCCTGCTTCGATTAATTGTTTTTTCATTTCTTCTGCATCTTCAACTTTTACATTTTCTTTAATAGCTACTGGTAATGTTCCATCAACTAATTTTTTAGCATCCATTAATCCTAAACCAGTCATTTCTTTAACTAATTTAATAACTGAAACTTTGTTTCCTCCAGCACTTGTTAACATAACACTAACTTCACTTGGTGCAGCTGCTCCTGCTGCTGCAGCTGGTGCTGCAACTGCTGCAGCTGCTACAACTCCGAAGTGATCTTCTATTGATTTAACTAAATCGTTTAATTCTGTTAATTTCATTTCTTCTAATGCTTTAATAATATCGTCTTTTGTAATTGCCATTTTTGTTTTCTCCTTTTTTTCTTTCTTCTATTTTATTGCTATTTGTACACTTAATTGTTTTTTTATTCTGCTTTTGTATTTGCTATTTCTTTTACAGTCAACATAAATTGACGTAATGGGTAAATAAGTGATGAAGCAAACATTGAGTATAACTCTTCTTTTGATGGAAGAGAAGCAATTTCATTAATTGCTGCTGTATCCATAACATTTCCTTCATAAATACCTGCTTTAAGAACTAGATCTGAATTTAATTTTGCAAATTCAGAAACTAATTTTGCTGGAAATAAAGCTTCTTCATCTGAAAAAATATAAATATTTTGTTGTACTAAATATGAATCTAGTCCTTTAATTTTTAACTCTTCAGTTGCTCTTCTAAATAATGAATCTTTATAAACTTTAATAAAAATCCCTTTTTCACGAGCCTTGTTTCTTAAGTCTGTCATTTGTGCTACAGATAAATTTTTATATTCAGCAATTACCATACCTTTACAGTTTTGGATTCTGTCTGAAATTTCTTTAACTATCTCATTCTTTTTAGCATGAGCTGGTCTTGTGTTTGACATTATTAACAACCTCCTTTTTTTACTTTCGCATTTAAAATCAAAATAAAAACCTCAGATAATTTCCGAGGTCAATTAAAAATACAATAAACATTGTAAGCATTCTTACAATTGGTATATGTAGTTTCATTCCTCGGTAACAAATTAAGGGATAAAATCCCAGTTACTTTCTTCGGTACGAATAGCACTTATATAATATCATATTTGTAGTGCTTGATGAGAATTTTTATCTTTATATTATTAATTATTTTTTATTGTATAAACTTGATCAAACTGTCTATATAAATCATCAATTTCAAACACATAGTCTACTATAAATCTATTTGGAACCTTAAAGAAAAATTTAAAATTAGGATGACATCCCTGCTTATCTGCAAGAGTAATTATATCTATTGTCTTGGGTTTTAAGGAATCTAAATATTCATAAACAGTATCTAAAGTTTTGCCTTTATCAATAATATCTTCAATTATTAAAACATGTTTATTCTCAAGAATTGGTTTTTTTACTTTTTTATAAAATTTTACTTCTCTTGTTGATTGAGTACATAAGTAACTTGATACAGAGATAGTACCTATTTTAATTGGCATATTCAACTTTCTTGATAAATCTGTAAAAAAGAAAAAAGAGCCATTAAGAGTAAATAATAGACTTATCTCATTTTCCTTAAATTGCTCATTCAACTCATTTGCTAATTTTGTTATTTATTGTTCTATCTCCTGTTTTGAAATTATTAATTTTAATTTATGCTCAATATTTATAATAGTTTTCTCCTAAAAGAAATTATAAATTAATTAAAAAAAGTTGTTTAATAAGAAAACAACTTTTAATTAGTTTTAAGTTCTATCAATTGTCTTATTTGTAGCTTCATTATATCTTTCACCAATAAGTTCAATTTTATTAAGTCTTTCTTTAATTTCATTTAATTCTTCTTTAGTAAATTTAACATCAGCTCCTGTTAAATTTTCTTCTAATCTCTCAAGCTTTTTTGTACCAGGAATCGGAACAATTCATTCCTTTTGAGCTAAA
It encodes:
- a CDS encoding CatB-related O-acetyltransferase, whose translation is MSKSSKIYLLKDYVTNSAIEVGEYSYFYSFQNEKGAKEFQNRNILYHFPNVHKDKLVIGNFCAIAEDVKFLMNGANHRINSISTYPFEMFDEFEVNKKNIKPFKSKGDTIIGHDVWIGYGATIMPGVKIGNGSIIAAKAVVTKDVEPYSIVAGNPAKVKRKRFEENKIKELEDLQWWNESIESIKTMLEKLTK
- a CDS encoding DNA-directed RNA polymerase subunit beta, producing the protein MNYKIKKINALVERRDYAKVSGDLELPNLIELQTDTFDWFKNKGINEVFEEVFPVVSADGDIVLSMTDWEFRESRLSIKKAKEESKIFEAPIYSNLSLTIHMEDVEVFKEEISGSMETFLKGWLQEKLESTGVEFKDSKGSLYFFEFKSKVGEKDTIQIEIKEDKEEFYLANIDIYKTGEVFFGEFPLMTDRGTFVINGSEKVVVSQLVRSPGSYFKEEMNRKNGEMIYFADIIPSRGTWLEFELDSKKALDNKVLNVFYVKIDKSRKTTATSLLTAFKMQKEQILDLFDNNEVISSSYDLDTLTGDIEIDYENQVQEIYKKIRQGETATADGASKYLYGLLFDKRKYDLTKAGRFKLQQKLSVKNRLIGRVLAEDIIDVKGKVAFEKGTEITKDILDDLDRVLEAGAMVQKINFNEQISSGNEIQKVKVFKDNDLRDETATIIGITKKSKDEFINLPDIVATISYAINLMDGIGEIDDIDHLGNRRVRTVGELLQNQFRIGMMRIEKNVREKLATSNPFKMKPSSIINNKPLTAIIGEFFNLSQLSQFMDQTNPLAELTNKRRLTALGPGGLSRDRAALEVRDVHPSHYGRICPIETPEGPNIGLINNLSTYAKINEYGFIETPYRKVKNTKVMSGEYEYLTADKEKDYVVAQANINLGEDGTILDDQVIARYRGDDIMVSPKDVDYVDVSPKQIVSIATSCIPFLENDDANRALMGANMQRQAVPLINPESPIVGTGVEHEAARDSGDAIVATAPGIIKYVDSKKVVVEQKDGIKTYDLNDFSRSNNGTALTHLPIVKIGDKVKARDILADGPSMENGELALGQNVVVAFTTWNGYNYEDAVIVSERIVIEDRFTSIHIDEYTIERRQTKQGPEEITRDIPNISEASKKYLDEDGIVAIGAEVKVGDILVGKVTPKSQTQLSPEDKLLHAIFGEKSRNVKDNSLRVPNGGEGIIKSIKRFSRVDGHDLPADILEIIKVYVVQKRKIQEGDKMAGRHGNKGVISKILPVEDMPHMEDGTPVDIMLNPQGVPSRMNIGQVLEIHLGMAAKKLGIKVNTPVFEGVKEQELQDIMKEAGMDNYGKVTLIDGQTGEAFDKPISVGVMYMLKLSHMVDDKLHTRNIGPYSLITQQPLGGKAQNGGQRFGEMEVWALEAYGAAYTLREILTIKSDDIKGRIKTYESIVRSKPIPKPGIPESFNVLTKEIMGLGFDMHMIDQDGKKVQINAYDDDDDFEIDEELLADSSFNDADLAGFSETSEDDVITFEDESIEE
- the rplL gene encoding 50S ribosomal protein L7/L12; protein product: MAITKDDIIKALEEMKLTELNDLVKSIEDHFGVVAAAAVAAPAAAAGAAAPSEVSVMLTSAGGNKVSVIKLVKEMTGLGLMDAKKLVDGTLPVAIKENVKVEDAEEMKKQLIEAGASVDLK
- a CDS encoding phosphoribosyltransferase, with product MTKLANELNEQFKENEISLLFTLNGSFFFFTDLSRKLNMPIKIGTISVSSYLCTQSTREVKFYKKVKKPILENKHVLIIEDIIDKGKTLDTVYEYLDSLKPKTIDIITLADKQGCHPNFKFFFKVPNRFIVDYVFEIDDLYRQFDQVYTIKNN
- the rplJ gene encoding 50S ribosomal protein L10: MSNTRPAHAKKNEIVKEISDRIQNCKGMVIAEYKNLSVAQMTDLRNKAREKGIFIKVYKDSLFRRATEELKIKGLDSYLVQQNIYIFSDEEALFPAKLVSEFAKLNSDLVLKAGIYEGNVMDTAAINEIASLPSKEELYSMFASSLIYPLRQFMLTVKEIANTKAE
- the rpoC gene encoding DNA-directed RNA polymerase subunit beta' codes for the protein MAISNKRMIKIELASPDVIRSWSRGEVTKPETINYKTLKTEKEGLFDERIFGPTRNYECACGKYKKVKNKGKICERCGVEITESIVRRERMGHIELEEPVTHIWMLKVAPSRIASILDLKTKEVEEVVYFVSYIVLDPGNSKHLKKGMVLDLGNAKASLKTREKLLKTLEDIKAGIEPETFSWKRAENLINQLRTPSLPFSMDEAATFISRYINAKFGIGANAIEDLLKNINLEKEIEKIRYDLKEKRGSSEQNKLMKRLEVLDSLKKSKSRPEWMILHVIPVIPPDIRPIIQLDGGRFTTSEINDLYRRIIIRNERLKKVKSMGAPSIIVNNEKRMLQEAVDALLDNERKPRPVTGKDKRPLKSLTSILKGKQGRFRQNLLGKRVDYSGRSVIAIGPDLKMYQAGIPRDMAITLFKPFIIRRLQEKDLAENVKVAEKMILTNDAKVWDVLEEVIKDRPVLLNRAPTLHRLGIQAFEPKLVKGKAIRLHPLVTTAFNADFDGDQMAVHLPISDEAVAEARALMLGSKAILGPKDGKPIVTPTQDMILGNYYITTEEKGVLGEGTLFTNYDEVKIAYETDSVSLNAIVAIPISELKNKKISDKHKDKFLITTVGKIFFNQMFVEEFPWIVNANINNAEEEIEKFVIDGNTDIRTYIQKEYQIQQPIKKKELSSIIERYFKLFGAQRTAQMLDNMKDLGFKFSSKSGTTISAADVVAYTQKFEDFKIADEKVTQITNFYNMGMLTKTEKKRRVITVWSQVKDKIQNKLEEVLKKDPKNPVFVMADSGARGNVSNFTQLVGMRGLMNDPKGDIKEIPIKSSFREGLTVSEYFISTHGARKGMADVALKTADSGYLTRRLVDISQEIIVTEDDCKTTKGFDVHSIIETKHDNIIVPLKDRLVGRFTFNDVISSKGKTIVEANELITLQLADDIINAGIEEVQIRTVLTCDTNRGVCRKCYGINLATGEIVTIGEPVGVIAAQSIGEPGTQLTMRTFHTGGVAGGADITQGLPRIKELLDVTNPKGSIAIISQIDGVIKEAKEEEGIITIVVASEQDERKYKSQYGAILRVTEGEFVTRGQKLTEGAINIKELLEVARIEDVQNYILKEVQKVYRLQGIEISDKYIEIIVKQMLNKVKIIDSGETELLPGEVISSRTFRNEVKLAIIAGKKPPLAKHVIFGIKKAPLESDSWLSSASFQDTARVLVKAVIKGKIDKLEGLKENIMLGNLIPAGTGLTGSADIIKKGKETYDSEY